A window of the Flavobacterium sangjuense genome harbors these coding sequences:
- the fumC gene encoding class II fumarate hydratase has product MEYRIEKDTMGEVKVPADKYWGAQTERSRNNFKIGPSASMPKEIIEGFAYLKKAAAYANCDLGVLSTEKRDAIAAVCDEILAGKLADEFPLVIWQTGSGTQSNMNVNEVIANRAQVLAGFKIGEGEQLVKANDDVNKSQSSNDTFPTGMHIACYKAAVETTIPGVEKLRNTLDAKAKEYMNVVKIGRTHLMDATPLTLGQEISGYVAQLNYGIKALKNTLSHLSEVALGGTAVGTGLNTPAGYDVKVAEYIAKFTGHPFVTAPNKFEALASHDAIVEAHGALKQLAVSLNKIANDVRMLASGPRSGIGEILIPENEPGSSIMPGKVNPTQCEALTMVCAQVIGNDVAIAVGGMQGHYELNVFKPVMAANFLQSARLLGDACISFEEHCASGIEPNHKRIKELVDNSLMLVTALNTKIGYYKSAEIAQTAHKNGTTLKEEAVRLGYVSAEDFDAWVKPEDMVGSLK; this is encoded by the coding sequence CCAGAAATAATTTTAAAATTGGGCCATCAGCATCAATGCCAAAAGAAATCATAGAAGGTTTTGCTTATCTGAAAAAAGCTGCCGCTTATGCCAACTGCGATTTGGGTGTTCTTTCAACCGAAAAACGCGACGCCATAGCAGCCGTTTGCGACGAAATCCTAGCCGGGAAATTAGCTGATGAATTTCCATTAGTCATTTGGCAAACCGGTTCAGGAACACAAAGCAATATGAACGTAAACGAAGTTATTGCCAATCGTGCTCAGGTTTTAGCCGGATTTAAAATCGGAGAAGGCGAACAATTGGTAAAAGCCAATGACGATGTGAACAAATCGCAATCATCAAACGATACGTTCCCAACAGGAATGCACATTGCCTGTTATAAAGCTGCTGTAGAAACTACAATTCCCGGAGTTGAAAAACTTCGCAATACGTTAGATGCAAAAGCAAAGGAATACATGAATGTGGTAAAAATCGGAAGAACGCACTTAATGGATGCCACTCCTTTGACTCTTGGACAGGAAATTTCAGGTTATGTTGCCCAATTAAATTACGGAATAAAAGCATTAAAAAATACGCTTTCCCATTTATCAGAAGTTGCCCTTGGCGGAACGGCCGTTGGTACAGGATTAAATACTCCAGCTGGTTATGACGTTAAAGTAGCCGAATATATTGCCAAATTTACAGGTCATCCATTTGTGACTGCACCAAATAAATTTGAAGCTTTGGCTTCTCACGACGCTATTGTTGAAGCTCATGGTGCTTTAAAACAATTGGCTGTTTCGTTAAATAAAATCGCAAATGATGTTCGTATGCTGGCTTCTGGTCCACGTTCCGGAATTGGGGAAATCCTGATTCCTGAAAACGAACCGGGTTCATCAATTATGCCTGGGAAAGTGAATCCAACGCAATGTGAAGCCTTGACTATGGTTTGTGCTCAGGTCATTGGTAATGATGTTGCAATTGCTGTTGGCGGCATGCAGGGTCATTATGAACTGAATGTTTTCAAACCGGTTATGGCAGCTAACTTTTTACAATCGGCTCGTTTGCTTGGTGATGCCTGTATTTCTTTTGAAGAACATTGCGCCAGCGGTATCGAACCAAATCACAAACGTATCAAAGAATTAGTTGATAATTCATTAATGCTGGTAACGGCTTTAAATACTAAGATTGGGTATTACAAATCGGCTGAAATTGCCCAAACAGCACATAAAAACGGAACAACTTTGAAAGAAGAAGCCGTTCGATTGGGGTATGTTTCTGCTGAAGATTTTGATGCCTGGGTAAAACCGGAAGACATGGTTGGCAGTTTGAAATAA